The DNA region TGCCCCGCTAGTCCGCGCCGACTAGCGGGGTATCAGGTGCACCGACAGCGCCTTGAAGGAGGCCACCACCGTCGCCCCCGGTCTCAGCCCCAGCTGCTCGGCCGATGTCGCCGTCACATAGGCCACCAAGGGGAAGCCGCAGTCCAGGTCCACCCGCACCTGGGGGCCAGGGCCCACGGGCGCGAGGCGCGTAACCCTGGCCGGCAGGCGGTTGCGGGCGCTGCCCGCCTCCTCGCCGCTCCCCAGAGGGGCCAGGACTATGTGCTCCGGCCGCACGCAGGCCCACGCCCGTCCCTCGCCGCGCAGGGACTCGGCGGCCGCCCACACGATGCGCGGCCCCACCTGAAGCTGGGCCAGACCTCCCTGCACGGCCACCACCTCTGCGGGCAGCACGTTCTCCACGCCCAGGAAGCGGGCCACCTCGGCATCGGCCGGCTGGGCGAAGACGGTCTGGGGCGGCCCCACCTGCCGCAGGCGACCGTCCATGAGCACTGCCACCCTGTCACCCAGTCGCAGGGCCTGAGCGCGGTCGTGAGTGACCAGCACAGCCGTGGTGGCCGTCTCCCGCAGCAGCGACTCCAGCTCGTCGACCATCTCCTGCTGCATAGGGGCGTCGAGGGCGGCGAAAGGCTCGTCTAGCAGCAGGACCTCGGGCGAGAGGGCCAGAGCGCGGGCCAGGCTGACGCGCTGGGCCTCTCCCCCCGACAGGTGCCTCGCCGAGCGATGGGCCAGGTGGGCCACTCCCAGCCTCTCCAGCCAGCGCCGGGCGCGCTGCTTTTGCTCCCGCCTCGGCAGCCCGCGCAGGGACATGCCCAGCCGCACATTAGCTTCCACCGTCATGTCCAGCAGCAGCGGCTCCTGAAAGACCACCGCCATGCGCCGTCGATAGGGCAGGGGGTCCCCTGTCACCGGCCTGCCCTCCCACAGCACCTGGCCACTGCTGGGCCGCTCCAGGAGGGCCAGGACCCGCAACAGGGTGCTCTTGCCAGCACCGTTGGGGCCCAGCACGGCCAGCACCTCGCCGTCCATCACCTCGAGGGAGGACACCTCCAGAACCGTGCGGCCCTGGCGCCTCACCAGCACGTCCCGCAGCGCCAGCTTGGCTGGCCCGGGGCGGCCCATGCCCTCGTCCATCTATCTCACCGTGATGGCGCCTTCAGGAGAGGCGTCGCTGCTGGACCGTCGTCAGCAGCAGGTTTACGGCGAACACCAGAGCCAGCAACAGCAGCGACAGAGCGATGGCCAGATCGAAGTTGCCGCGACTGGTCTCCAGCACGATGGCAGTGGTCAGGACGCGGGTCTCGCCCTGGATATTGCCTCCCACCATCAGGGAAGCTCCCACCTCGGAGATGGCGGCGCCGAAGCCGGCCATCACCGCTGCCAGCAGCGGCAGCCTTGCCTCCCGCAGCAACAGCCACAGGGCCTGCCAGCGGGAGGCGCCCAGGGCCAGCACCTGTAGCCTCAGCCGCGGGGGCAGGGAGCCGATGGCGGCAGCGGTGAAGCCGGTGACGATGGGCAGGGCGATGACGGCCTGGGCGATGACCATGGCCGCCGGCGTATAGATGAGGCCCAGGGCGCCCAGGGGGCCGCTGCGCCAGAGAAGCACCGCCACCAGCAGTCCCACCGCCACCGGCGGCAGCCCCATGCCCGTGTTCACCAGCGCCAGGGCCAGGCGCCGGCCGGGGAAGGAGGCCAGGGCCAGGAAGGAGCCCAAGACAACCCCCACAGCAGTGGCCACCAGGGTGGCCGACCCCGAGACGGCCAGGGTCAGGGCCGTCACCCTCAGCACCTCGGGGTCCAGCTCTACCAGCAGACGGAAGGCGCCGCGTATGCCCTCCCACACCAGGTCCACGGGGCATCCCCTCCCCTAGCGTGCACCTGTCAGCTCCCTCTCGTCGCGACCTGCATCAGCGAAGAAGAGGGGTTGGCCATAGCGGTCGATGCCGAAGCGAGCGATGACCTCCTGGGCCTCGGGCGAGACCAGAAACTCCACGAAGGCCCGCGCCCCCTTGGCGTTCACCTTCGGGTGAAGGGACGGGTTCACCATCATCACGTGGTAGACGTTGTATAGCTGGCGGTCTCCCTCTACCAGCACGGTCAGATCGAAGGTGCGGCGCAGGGCCAGATAGGTGGCGCGGTCGGTGAGGGTGTAGCCCCTTTTCTGGGCAGCGATGGTGAGGGTGGCTCCCATCCCCTGCCCGCTCTGCTGGTACCACCCCTGGCCCGAAGGATCGATGCCCGCCTGCTGCCACAGCCGCAGCTCTAGCTTGTGGGTGCCCGAGTCATCGCCACGGCTGATGAAGAGGCTCCCCGTGGCAGCGATCTTCCTCAAGGCCTCGACCGGCCCCAGGCCGGCCACCCCTGCCGGGTCATCGGGCGGCCCCACGATGACGAAGTCGTTGTGCATCACCAGCCGTCGGTCTATGCCATGCCCTTCGGCTACGAACTTCTCTTCGTCCTCGGGCGAATGGGCCAGGACAACGTCGGCGTCGCCGCGTCGGCCCATGGCCAGGGCCTGCCCCGACCCCACGGCGATGACCTTCAGGCGATAGCCCGTCCGCTTCTCGAACATGGGCACCAGCACGTCCAGCAGCCCCGAGTCCTGGGTGCTGGTGGTGGTGGCCAGGATGACCGTGCTGCCGCCACCGCAGCCAGCCGCTGCCCCCAGAAGGGCTAGCGCCGTCAATATCCCCCACCAGCGTATCATGGCCGAGCGACAGCTCCGGGATGGACGTTCGGCAGAAGCCACCGCAACTCGGAGGCCCGCTTACGGCTTCAGGAGCACCTTGATGCAGCCCTCTCGCCTCTGGGCGAACATCTCGTAGCCCCGTGGCGCCTCCTCCAGGGGCAGCACGTGGGTGACGATGACCGAAGGGTCCAGCTTCCCCTCGGCTATCAGCCCCAGCAGACGGGCCATGTAGTTCTTGGAGGGGCAGATGCCGGTGCGGAAGGAGATGTCCCGCAGGAAGGCCTGGAAGAGGGGGAAGGGGAACTCGGGTTCGGAGTAGACTCCCACCACCGAGATGGTGCCGCCGCCCCGCACGTAGCTGAAGCAGGACTTGATGGAGTCCTGGTGGCCCACCGCCTCGATGACCACGTCGGCGCCGCGGCCTTCGGTGTGCTGGCGCACCACGGCCAGGGGGTCCTGCTGGCCCATGTCCACGGCGATGGAGCCGAGCCGCTGGGCCAACTGCAGCCTCTCGGGCACCGAGTCGATGGCGATGACGGCGGCAGGGCCGAAGAGGCTGGCCGTCATCTGGGCGAAGAGGCCCACCGGCCCGCAGCCCACCACTACCACCACGTCCCCCGGCTGGATGCCGCCCATCTCGCAGGCGAAGTAGCCAGTGGCCAGGATGTCGCCGACGAAAATGGCCTTTTCATCGGGCACCCCGTCCGGGACCTTCTCCAGGGTAAAGTGGCCGAAGGGGACGCGCATGTACTCGGCCTGAGCGCCGGGGGCCATGCCGAAGCCCAGGATTTGCTGACGCGGGCACTGGCTGGGCCAGCCCTTGCGGCAGAAGAAACACTCGCCACAGCTGGCCACAAAGGAGCCCACCACCCTGTCGCCGGGGCGCAGGTTGGTAACCCCCTCCCCGACCTCTTGCACGATGCCCACGTACTCGTGGCCCAGCACCCAGCCGGTGAAGGGGAAGGGCATGCGGCCGTTGTAGACGTGCAGGTCGGAGCCGCAGATGGCGGCGGTGGTCACCTTGATGACCACGTCGGTGGGCTGCTCGATCCGCGGCTCGGGCACATCCTTGACGGCGACCTGGAAGGGGCCCTCGAAGGTGACAGCCTTCATCTCTTGGCGACCTCCCGAACCCGAGGATGGTCAGGGCGTAGCGGGAGAAGGACACCAAGACCATACCCCCGCCCCCGACCTGTGTCAACCTTGCCCTCGCTCGGGGGAAGGGGGCCGGCGGCGAGGACTTCGATTGACACGGTAGGCGGTTGTGGATATATTAGGAAGTTGAACCGCGTCCATAGGGTAAAGGCGACGAAGGGGAGTAGTAAGGGCGAGACCTGCCCCCAGCGAGCCGGGGACGGTGGAAGCCCGGCGGCAAGGACGCCCCGAACTCGCCCCGGAGCCTCCCGGTCGAAAGGTCATCGACCGACCCTCACGAGTAGGCCGGGACGGGTGCGCCCGTTAAAGCGCTAGAGGGCCCCAGGCCAGAAGCCTCGGGGAAGAAGGGTGGTACCGTCCCGCCCTGCGGGGTCCCTTCAGGGCGGGACGTTCCATTACTGGCCTGGGGAGGAAGGGTGGTACCGCGCGGACGAAAAGTCCCGCCCCTTCGGGGTCGGGGCTTTTTTAGACCAGGAGGAAGGCCCATGACCGGCGAAAAGGGACGCTACCGTAGCAACGCCGTCAAGACGGGGCCCCAGTGGGCACCCCACCGGGCCATGTATCGGGCCATGGGCCTCAGGGACGAGGACATCTACCGCCCCTTCGTGGGCGTCGCCTCCTCCTGGAACGAGGCCACCCCCTGCAACCTTCACCTGGACCGGCTGGCCAAGGCGGCCAAGGAGGGCGTCCGCGCCGCCGGGGGCACCCCCAGGGAGTTCGTGACCATAGCCGTCTCCGACGGCATCGCCATGGGCCACCAGGGGATGAAGGCCTCCCTGGTCTCCCGCGAGGTCATCGCCGACAGCGTGGAGCTGATGATGCACGCCCATCAGTACGATGCCCTGGTGGCCATCGCCGGCTGCGACAAGTCGCTGCCCGGCATGGCCATGGCCATGGCCCGCCTGAACGTCCCCGCCATCTTCGTCTATGGCGGCACCATTATGCCCGGACGTTACCGGGGACGGGACGTGACCATCCAGGACGTGTTCGAGGCAGTGGGCGCCTACGCCGCCGGCCAGATATCAGACCAGGACCTCTACGAACTGGAGTGCTCCGCCTGTCCCAGCGAGGGCTCCTGCGCCGGCATGTACACCGCCAACACCATGGCGGCGGCCATGGAGGCCCTGGGCATCGCCCTGCCCGGCAGCGCCTCGCCCCCCGCTCCGTCCCGCGAGCGGGACGAAGTGGCGCGGGAGAGCGGCCGGGCCGTGATGCGCCTGCTGGAAATGGAGATACGGCCGCGGGACATCCTCACTCGCAACGCCTTCCTGAACGCCATCGCCGTGGATGCGGCCGTGGGCGGCTCCACCAACGCTGTCCTGCACCTGCTGGCCATCGCCCGCGAGGCGGGAGTGGAGCTGACGTTGGACGACTTCGACCGCATCGCCCGGCGGACTCCCCACATAGCCGACATGCGCCCTGGCGGCCGCTATGTGATGCTCGACCTGCACCGGGTGGGCGGCATCCCCAGGGTCATGAAGGAACTGCTGGACGCCGGCCTCATCGACGGCGACTGCCTGACGGTCACCGGCCGCACCGTACGCGAGAACCTGGCCGACTTCCCCCTGCCCGACATCCAGCAGGACGTGGTGCGGCCCGTCAGCGATCCCATCAGCCCCACCGGCACCATCTGCGTCCTGCGCGGCAACCTGGCGCCCGACGGGGCAGTGGTGAAGACGGCCGGCGTCCGTCACCTGGTCCACACCGGCCCTGCCCGCGTCTTCGACTCGGAGGAGGACGCCTTTGCCGCCATCTCCCAGCGGCGCATCCGTCCCGGGGACGTGGTGGTCATACGTTACGAGGGTCCCAGGGGCGGGCCCGGCATGCGGGAGATGCTGGCCGTCACTGCCGCCCTGGTGGGCCAGGGCCTGGGCGAGCAGGTGGCCCTCATCACCGACGGACGTTTCTCGGGCGCCACCCGCGGCCTGATGGTGGGCCACGTGGCCCCCGAGGCCATGGTAGGCGGCCCCATCGCCCTCCTCCAGGACGGCGACGAGGTCACCATAGACGTCCCCAGCCGCCTCATCGAGGTCCGGGTGCCGCCGGAGGAGATGGCCCGCCGAAGGGAGGCGTGGACGCCGCCTCCGCCGCGCTTTCCCTGGGGGGCCCTGGCCAAATACGCTTCCCTGGTAGGCTCCGCCGCTCAGGGCGCCGTATGCCCCCCGTTGCTGGGGGTGACCACTAGAGGCCAGGAGCGTATGGGGTGAAGTCCGACACACGAGGCACAGACAGGAAGGAGCGATAACCATGGAGATGACTGGAGCCGAGATGGTGCTGGAGTGCCTGGCCCGAGAGGGGGTGGAGGCCATCTTCGGCCTGCCCGGCGGAGCCAACCTGCCCCTTTACGACACCCTGCCCCGCTACTACCCCAAGCTGCGCCACTACCTGGTGCGGCACGAGCAAGGGGCCGCTCACGCCGCCGATGCCTACGCCCGCGTCACCGGCCGGCCGGGGGTCTGCTTCGCCACCTCGGGCCCCGGGGCCACCAACCTGGTCACCGGCATCGCCAACGCCTGGATGGACTCGGTGCCCCTGGTAGCCATTACCGGCTGTGTCATCCGCCCTCTCATCGGGCGCGATGGCTTCCAGGAGGCGGACATCACCGGCATCACCATTCCCATCACCAAGCACAACTACCTGGTGCGGGACGTGAACGAGATCCCGCGGGTCATGCGGGAGGCCTTCTACATCGCCAGCACGGGGCGGCCCGGCCCGGTGCTCATCGACATCCCCCGCGACGTGCAGCAGGAGCGGGGCGAGTTCTACTGGCCCGAACGGGTGGAGCTGCGGGGCTACCGTCCGCGCCTCTACCCCGACCCGGCCGAGGTGGAGAAGGCGGCCCGCCTCATCTACGAATCGGAGCGGCCCCTCATCCTGGCCGGGCATGGGGTCATCATCTCTCAGGCGTATTACGAGCTGAGGGAGCTGGCGGAGAAGGCCAACGTCCCCGTCATCACCACCTTGCTGGGGATCAGCGGCTTCCCACCCGACCACCCTCTCTATCTGGGCATGCCGGGGATGCACGGCATGCACTGGAACAACCTGGCCATCTCCGAGGCCGACCTGCTCATCGGCATCGGCATGCGGTTCGATGACCGGGTGACGGGGCGGCTGAAGGACTTCGCCCCCAGGGCCAAGATCGTGCACATCGAGGTGGACCCGGCCGAGGTGGGCAAGAACGTTCGGCCGGCGGCGGCCCTGGTGGGAGATGCCCGCATCTGCCTGCAGCAGCTCAACCGTCTGGTCCAGCACAAGGAGCGGCCCGACTGGTTCTCTCGCCTGGACGAGCTGAAACGGGAGCACCCGTCCCTCGTCTACCCCGAGGACACGGAACAGGCGCTACCCCAGTACGTGATCCACAAGATCTACCAGCTCACGGGCGGCGAGGCCTATTACGTTACGGGGGTGGGCCAACACCAGATGTGGGCGGCCCAGTTCTTCTGGTCCAAGAAGCCCAACTCCTTCATAACGTCCGGCGGACTGGGCACCATGGGGTTCGAGGTGCCGGCGGCCATAGGCGTGCAGGTGGCCAAGCCCGGTGAGCTGGTGTGGGCCATCTGCGGCGACGGCGGCTTCCAGATGACCATGGAGGAGCTGGGGGTGGTGGCCGAATATGGCCTGCCCATCAAGTTCGCCATCATCAACAACGGCCACCACGGCATGGTGCGCCAGTGGCAGAGCCTCTTCTACCGGGGGAACCTGGTGGCCAGCCCCCTCAAGAACCCCGACTTCGTGAAGATCGCTGAGGCCTACGGCATCCTGGGCCTCCGGGCCACTCGCCGCGAGGAGGTGGTGCCCGTGCTGGAGCGCGCCCTGGAGCACCAGGGGCCGGTGCTCATCGACTTCCACGTGAAGCAGGACGAGGACTGCTTCCCCATGGTGCCACCAGGCGCCTCCCTGCAGGAGACCATAGGCCTGCCCAAGGAATACATCGAGATGGTGCGCAGGCGCCAGATGGCGGAGGTGGGAAGGTGAGCGACGGAAAGCACAACGGCAGACGCTTCCACACCATCATCGCCCTGGTGGAGGACCGGCCGGGCGTCCTGAACCGCATCGCCTCCAAGTGGCGGCAGCGGGGCTTCAACATCGAGAGCCTGGCCGTAGGCCATTCGGAGACGCCGGGCCTTTCGCGCATGACCCTGGTAGTGGACGCCAGCCACGACGCCGACCAGGTGGTCAAGCAGCTGGACAAGCTGGTGGACGTAGTGGACATCCGCGACGTCTCGGACGAAGACATCGTGGCCCGCGAGATGGCCCTCATAAAGGTGCGCTGCGACGCCGGCAACCGTAGCCACATCATCGAGGTGGTGGACATCTTCCGGGCCAACATCATCGACGTATCGCCCGAGTCGGTCATCGTGGAGGTGACGGGGGACGAGGGGAAGATCGACGCCATGTTCGAGCTGCTGAAGGACTACGGCGTCATCGAGATGGTGCGCACGGGCCGGGTGGCCATGCTGCGGGGCGCCGAGGCCTCCCACCCGGTGTCGAGAGAAGAAGAGAGCTACGAGCGCTACCCCGGCCAGGAGACCTGGTAGGAGGAAAGGCGATGGCCAAGGTCTATTACGACCAGGACGCCGACCTGGGGCTGCTCCAGGGCAAGAAGATCGCCGTCATCGGCTTCGGCTCCCAGGGGCACGCCCACGCCCTGAACCTCAAGGACTCGGGGCTGGACGTGGTGGTGGGCCTCTATGCCGGCTCCAAGTCCTGGCAGCGCGCCCAGGAGGCGGGCCTGGCGGTGACCACCGTGGACGAGGCCGTCCGCCAGGCCGACATCATCATGATGCTGGCGCCCGACCAGAGCCAGCGCCAGATCTACCAGGAGAGCATCGCCCCCCACCTGCGGCCGGGACAGATGCTCATGTTCGCTCACGGCTTCAACATCCACTTTCACCAGATCGTCCCGCCGCCCGATGTGGACGTGACCATGGTGGCCCCCAAGGGGCCCGGCCACCGCCTGCGGGAGCTGTTCGTGCAGGGCCTGGGGACGCCAGCCCTGCTGGCCGTGCACCAGGACGCCAGCGAGAACGCCCGCCCCATCGCCCTGGCCTACGCCAAGGGCATCGGCTGCACCCGCGCCGGCGTCATCGAGACCACCTTCGCCGAGGAGACGGAGACGGACCTGTTCGGCGAGCAGGTGGTTCTGTGCGGCGGCGTCAGCTCCCTGGTCAA from Dehalococcoidia bacterium includes:
- a CDS encoding ABC transporter ATP-binding protein — translated: MDEGMGRPGPAKLALRDVLVRRQGRTVLEVSSLEVMDGEVLAVLGPNGAGKSTLLRVLALLERPSSGQVLWEGRPVTGDPLPYRRRMAVVFQEPLLLDMTVEANVRLGMSLRGLPRREQKQRARRWLERLGVAHLAHRSARHLSGGEAQRVSLARALALSPEVLLLDEPFAALDAPMQQEMVDELESLLRETATTAVLVTHDRAQALRLGDRVAVLMDGRLRQVGPPQTVFAQPADAEVARFLGVENVLPAEVVAVQGGLAQLQVGPRIVWAAAESLRGEGRAWACVRPEHIVLAPLGSGEEAGSARNRLPARVTRLAPVGPGPQVRVDLDCGFPLVAYVTATSAEQLGLRPGATVVASFKALSVHLIPR
- a CDS encoding ABC transporter permease is translated as MDLVWEGIRGAFRLLVELDPEVLRVTALTLAVSGSATLVATAVGVVLGSFLALASFPGRRLALALVNTGMGLPPVAVGLLVAVLLWRSGPLGALGLIYTPAAMVIAQAVIALPIVTGFTAAAIGSLPPRLRLQVLALGASRWQALWLLLREARLPLLAAVMAGFGAAISEVGASLMVGGNIQGETRVLTTAIVLETSRGNFDLAIALSLLLLALVFAVNLLLTTVQQRRLS
- a CDS encoding substrate-binding domain-containing protein — encoded protein: MTALALLGAAAGCGGGSTVILATTTSTQDSGLLDVLVPMFEKRTGYRLKVIAVGSGQALAMGRRGDADVVLAHSPEDEEKFVAEGHGIDRRLVMHNDFVIVGPPDDPAGVAGLGPVEALRKIAATGSLFISRGDDSGTHKLELRLWQQAGIDPSGQGWYQQSGQGMGATLTIAAQKRGYTLTDRATYLALRRTFDLTVLVEGDRQLYNVYHVMMVNPSLHPKVNAKGARAFVEFLVSPEAQEVIARFGIDRYGQPLFFADAGRDERELTGAR
- a CDS encoding alcohol dehydrogenase catalytic domain-containing protein; this encodes MKAVTFEGPFQVAVKDVPEPRIEQPTDVVIKVTTAAICGSDLHVYNGRMPFPFTGWVLGHEYVGIVQEVGEGVTNLRPGDRVVGSFVASCGECFFCRKGWPSQCPRQQILGFGMAPGAQAEYMRVPFGHFTLEKVPDGVPDEKAIFVGDILATGYFACEMGGIQPGDVVVVVGCGPVGLFAQMTASLFGPAAVIAIDSVPERLQLAQRLGSIAVDMGQQDPLAVVRQHTEGRGADVVIEAVGHQDSIKSCFSYVRGGGTISVVGVYSEPEFPFPLFQAFLRDISFRTGICPSKNYMARLLGLIAEGKLDPSVIVTHVLPLEEAPRGYEMFAQRREGCIKVLLKP
- the ilvD gene encoding dihydroxy-acid dehydratase; translation: MTGEKGRYRSNAVKTGPQWAPHRAMYRAMGLRDEDIYRPFVGVASSWNEATPCNLHLDRLAKAAKEGVRAAGGTPREFVTIAVSDGIAMGHQGMKASLVSREVIADSVELMMHAHQYDALVAIAGCDKSLPGMAMAMARLNVPAIFVYGGTIMPGRYRGRDVTIQDVFEAVGAYAAGQISDQDLYELECSACPSEGSCAGMYTANTMAAAMEALGIALPGSASPPAPSRERDEVARESGRAVMRLLEMEIRPRDILTRNAFLNAIAVDAAVGGSTNAVLHLLAIAREAGVELTLDDFDRIARRTPHIADMRPGGRYVMLDLHRVGGIPRVMKELLDAGLIDGDCLTVTGRTVRENLADFPLPDIQQDVVRPVSDPISPTGTICVLRGNLAPDGAVVKTAGVRHLVHTGPARVFDSEEDAFAAISQRRIRPGDVVVIRYEGPRGGPGMREMLAVTAALVGQGLGEQVALITDGRFSGATRGLMVGHVAPEAMVGGPIALLQDGDEVTIDVPSRLIEVRVPPEEMARRREAWTPPPPRFPWGALAKYASLVGSAAQGAVCPPLLGVTTRGQERMG
- the ilvB gene encoding biosynthetic-type acetolactate synthase large subunit, giving the protein MEMTGAEMVLECLAREGVEAIFGLPGGANLPLYDTLPRYYPKLRHYLVRHEQGAAHAADAYARVTGRPGVCFATSGPGATNLVTGIANAWMDSVPLVAITGCVIRPLIGRDGFQEADITGITIPITKHNYLVRDVNEIPRVMREAFYIASTGRPGPVLIDIPRDVQQERGEFYWPERVELRGYRPRLYPDPAEVEKAARLIYESERPLILAGHGVIISQAYYELRELAEKANVPVITTLLGISGFPPDHPLYLGMPGMHGMHWNNLAISEADLLIGIGMRFDDRVTGRLKDFAPRAKIVHIEVDPAEVGKNVRPAAALVGDARICLQQLNRLVQHKERPDWFSRLDELKREHPSLVYPEDTEQALPQYVIHKIYQLTGGEAYYVTGVGQHQMWAAQFFWSKKPNSFITSGGLGTMGFEVPAAIGVQVAKPGELVWAICGDGGFQMTMEELGVVAEYGLPIKFAIINNGHHGMVRQWQSLFYRGNLVASPLKNPDFVKIAEAYGILGLRATRREEVVPVLERALEHQGPVLIDFHVKQDEDCFPMVPPGASLQETIGLPKEYIEMVRRRQMAEVGR
- the ilvN gene encoding acetolactate synthase small subunit — encoded protein: MSDGKHNGRRFHTIIALVEDRPGVLNRIASKWRQRGFNIESLAVGHSETPGLSRMTLVVDASHDADQVVKQLDKLVDVVDIRDVSDEDIVAREMALIKVRCDAGNRSHIIEVVDIFRANIIDVSPESVIVEVTGDEGKIDAMFELLKDYGVIEMVRTGRVAMLRGAEASHPVSREEESYERYPGQETW
- the ilvC gene encoding ketol-acid reductoisomerase, which gives rise to MAKVYYDQDADLGLLQGKKIAVIGFGSQGHAHALNLKDSGLDVVVGLYAGSKSWQRAQEAGLAVTTVDEAVRQADIIMMLAPDQSQRQIYQESIAPHLRPGQMLMFAHGFNIHFHQIVPPPDVDVTMVAPKGPGHRLRELFVQGLGTPALLAVHQDASENARPIALAYAKGIGCTRAGVIETTFAEETETDLFGEQVVLCGGVSSLVKAAFETLVEAGYQPEVAYFECLHELKLIVDLMYEGGLSYMRYSISDTAEYGDYTRGPRIIDGRVRETMKQVLAEIQSGQFAREWVLENQAGRPVFLALRERDARHPIEEVGRRLRAMMPWLKGTK